The genomic interval CCATCCAAGTTTATCAACCTACCCCAAAATTTATTAAATTGAATTTTCCTTACTTCTTTTACAAAAACCTCTTACTTTGTAAAAATCACTTTCCAGCCATGATCAATACATTTTATAAAAATTCTGCTCTCCTTTTGTTTGCTGCTGTTTTCCTGTTTGGCTGTACAGATTCAAAGGATAAATTTCCCAATGAATGGAGTTTCGACAAATCTGAAATTACGGATAACCAGCCAGCCAGTACCGAGAAACTCAATGTGGATGTCTATCTGGATGTTACGGGCTCGATGGAGGGATTTGCGGGTTCTTCGAGTACAAATAATTTTGGCAAACTACTAGATGATATTGAATCTACCTGCCAGAATACCTGGAAAAAAACGGATATTAAATACTATAAATATGGAAGCAGAGTTGATACGATACAGCGCGCGGAATTTGTATCCGCTAAAAGTGACAGAAATACGTTTAAAGGAAAGGACATTAATAACAAGACGGATTTTACCAATGCCATTCAGAATACGGACCCGAAAAGAGTCAGTATTTTTATTACTGATCTGTTTTATAACAACAATGATGTCAATTCGGTAGTGGCTGCAATCAAGGAAAGAAGTATCAAAAATGGCATTGAAATTGGTGTTGTGGGTTTGTCCAGCGATTTCGACGGATGTGTGGGTGACCTGGGGCCCGGCGTTCCGTGTATGCCGGTTAAAGCGCCCAGACAGATTTTTGCTCTTGTTTTTGGTGACAAAACCAACATTGGTTTGTTCTGGAAGAGTCTGAGTAAAAAGTCCTATATCATGCCAAGTCAGTTTTTGCTGCTTACGAATAAACCAACAACAGATTTTACGGTTAAACTGGATAAGGACAGAAAAAGCAAATCGATCAATAAAAGCAGTCTGCCTAAAAAAGACTGGGAGAAATATGAAACGATTTATGCTTTCACAATGAAGGAACGGGAAAAAGAGGCTTTGTTGCATCTGGATATGACTTTGCAGTCGGAGAAGGATATGCCGGTTTTTACTGAAAAGAATCTCAAGACGATGGTTTTTAAAAGATCAGCAGCCAGTAAAGATTCCGTTGCGGCAGACAATGAAGTGAAATTCAGTAATCTTAAATTTTCGGGCAAACAGCTTACAGCCGATGTTGAATTGTCGAATACTGATCCCGAGGGAAAGTATTCTTATGCTGTTTATTTGGGACTGGACAATACGATTCCGCTGCTTATGCCGGCATGGGTCAAAAAAATGAGCACGGATTCCAACAGTGATGTTAAAGATGGCAAAACACTGAATCTGGAAAAGCTGCTTACCGATATTTCAACAAGCCATGTTACGGCCAGGCAGCCTAAAATTGCCAAGTTTTATATCTATCTGGAAAAGAAATAATAAAAAAATAAAATCTAAACCTTCGAGTAAAAATGAATAAGAGTCCGATTAATTATTTACTAACTGCGGTTATTGGTGCTGTTCTCTGGGCAGTCATGGCTATTTTCCTGGCCAGTTATTTTTCAGAAAACCCAAGTCTTGCTGCAAAATACCCGGAAGATCTGGCCACAGAATTACGTTTTGTTTTTGGTCTCGGAACCTTACTGAGTGTTGGATTTGCCTGTTACTGGTACTATTACGGAAGCCAGGACAGAGTTGCAGGGGAATTGTCGGCAGCTAAAACGAAATGGAGGTCTTTCTTTTTTGTACAGATACTCATTGCAGTAGTGCTGACTTTTGTGATCGTTATCCAGAACAGAAAAGAAGGCATTGAACCGGAATGGTTCATCACTTATTTTGGCGTGCTTTGTTTGCTGACTTTCATATTATTCTGGGTTACGACCTTTCTTTTTTCGCCCCGTACGGTGAAATTTATTCCATTCGGCAAATAACTAATTTCCTTCATCATGATCAAAAACGTATTAATAGGAATAGGCGGTACCGGTTCCAGAGTGATTGAATCCGTTGTGCATTTGTGTGCGGCAGGATTAGGTCCGGATAAATTGCATATTTTCATGATCGATCCGGATCAGGGAAATGGTAATCTGACGAGGACAAAAACACTAATTAAAAAATATACTGAGCTGAGACAGAAATTCCAGCGGACAGGAAAAAACAATTCTTTTAAAACTGAAATTATTATCCCGCCAGGTGACGAACCTTTTATCTGGAGTATATTTGAAGAGCGGGATTATAATCTGGCTAAATTTATCAACTACGATAATACAGCCAAGCAATGGCCTGAAATTGCAGATCTTGCCAATATCCTGTTTACCGAAAAAGAACTTACTACGCCTTTAAACGAAGGATTCCGGGGACATCCGTCCATTGGTGCTGTGGTAATGGCCGATCCGCCCATGAATAAGTATCCTTTCAAAATGCTGTGGGATGGAATTGAATCCATGGGCAAAAATGACCTGAGGGTTTTTATCGTCGGTTCCATTTTCGGAGGAACGGGTGCTGCCGGATTTCCAACGCTTGGATCACGCCAGCTGATTAAATTCAATGAAGCCATGCATGCCAGTCTGGGAGGCGAAAACAGCCGTGTACTGCTTGGCGGCGCTTTGGTACTGCCCTATTTCAGTTTTGCGGTGGATCATACCAGAAGTCAGACCGATTCGATGTTTGTAACCACAAGTGATTTCCCGATTGCTACCAAGGCCGCCCTGCAATATTATAATGATAAAGAACTGGGTTTTGACAATTACTATTTCATTGGAGATTCTCTAGCACAGCAGGTTGGGGAATTCAGCGTCGGAAGTTCTACTCAGGAAAATAAACCGCATTATATTGAGATGGTAAGTGCACTTGCCGGATTTGATTTTTTTGAACAGGCCAGCGGAAGTTCCGGAGATGAAAAGAAATACTTTCTGGCAAGCCGGGAAACTGAAAAAATTGACTGGTCAGTTTTGCCGCTCACACGCATCAGTGCTAATCTTACAGACCAGAGAAGAAAATTCAAAAGTGCCGTTTCTGATTTTACCATTTTTGCATATACCTATTTAACCTACGGAAAAAAAGAACTGAAAATGTCGCATAAGGACGTTTCCATTCAGCCATGGTATTCTGATAATTTCAAGAGAGATTACAAAGAAGAAAGTCCGTTATACAATCCGCGCCATAGCCAGAACAGTGATCTGTATGCAGTGGCGGATGATTATCTGAACAGTTTTCTTTTCTGGATAAGTTCGATGGATGATAAAGAAAAGGTGGCGTTGATTGACAGTGAAAAGCTTACGCGAGGTGCTATTACATCAACTAAAAAATTGGATCTGATTGATCCCGAAGAAAACCGCGGAAATATTGGCCAGGTTATAAAAGGAGAATCCAAGCACCTTGATTTCAATGCGTTCCGGGCTGGTGACGGGCTTCAGGACGCCATTATTAACAACAATACCATCAGTGCCGGAAGCAAATACCTGAATATTTTTTATGATGCCGCGGCCAGGTTTAATTCCAAAAATCTGGTGAATAACTAAATCTTCCTGATCTATTATGCCACAAAAACATTTATACCTTCCTAAGCTGGTCACTGGTGCAGATATCAGTGAACCGGCTTCTGATGCACTTTGGGAAGATAAACAACGAAAAGTAATATTATCTATAAGCAACGGAATCGAACTGGACGAGTCTGCCCAGACGAGAGGCGTTTCTTCGATCCCTGATATTTATGCAAGGCCATTAACATTCCTGGGCGCATTGCGTTCAGAAAACCATCCGTTGCGTCAACGAATTGTGCAGGAATGGAGAGGATTACTGAGTTTACTGGCATTGCATAGTGTAAAACCCGATCTGGGAAAACTGCAAATTCTGCCCGTAGCATTTAACAATGAAGCATTTTGTACTGCCTTAAAAAACCTGGCTCCAAAAAGTATTCAACTACAAAAAAACGGTACGGAATATAGCTGGACAGATGTATTAATCATTAAGTTTGGTGATATTCCAATCGGTGCATTTTCTCCTGCTACGCTGGTGTACACATCGGCCGATTATAACAGGAAATTGAAAGACCTGCCCGGATTCGCTCTAAAAGATAGCGACGGCTATTTAAAAGCGCCTGCCAAATCGGAAGGACTGGAATATGTAGGAAAATGGCTGGAAAACTTTATTGCACAATTCAATGCCATTGCCCAGACCAGTGTTTCAGACACCAACGGACATTTGTATGTGGGTGATATGAACAAGCTTCTGGATACGTGGCTGAAAGAAATTAAAGTTGAGCTTGGTGTAGCGCCGCATGACAGCATTCAATCCGTTAAAGTTAAAATAGCGGAGGAAATTCCTGAGGATATCAGTAAGAACCAACCCGGTTTTTTGTCCCGTTATGGCATTTATCAGGAATTGCTTAAACCGCTGATCAAGGAAGATTCCACGGGCGATGGTTTTAAATCGGATTACAGCCTAAGCATGGAGAGAAATCATTCCGGCTTCAAGGAAGTTGTAATCATCACTTCGTCGCTTTTAAAACAGAACAAAAATCTTTGGGATGGAACACATCCGGGTGAATTAGGTGAAATAAACGATTCCTTCATTTCCGGCTTTTTCCCAGGTTCTTCTGGTACGGAAATTAACCGTATCAAATTACAGAATGACAACTCGATATGGGTTCGGCCTGCATTATACTTCCTGACGGATACACTGTTAAAAAATAAAACAGACTATGATATTCTGAATACGGATGAGCGCTTTTTAAATGCAGGAAACACAGAATTTTTGTTGCCGTTTAAAAAAGAAATCCTTCAATTTTTCACACCTGACCAGATTCAGGATATCCTGAAACCAACTTTTTCCAAAACAGACGGTAAGGTAGAATTTACATTTACGATCCCACTGGTAAGTGGACAGTCGGTTGAAATAAAGAAAACTTACCGGTCTAAATCCGATGGATGGAGAATAGGTGACGGAGAAATAGTTGAACTGGAAGTACCGGTTCTGGATATATTCCCCAATTTTCTGGGCGATTTCTGGTGCCAGTATTTTATCCTTTGTTCGGACAGCGATAAATTCAGGATCACTCCGGTTAATTACGCCACACCTTTTGGACTCACAAGAAAAGAGCAGCGACTGGAAACGGATACTTCTAACAGTAAAGCGGAGATCATCAAGGTTTCAGGTTATAATTCATTTCCCGAAGCATTGGAATTACAGGATCTGAAAAATCCATTGGGAATTATTTTCCTTAGAAAGAACCCGGAAATAACGGACGGAGGTTTTGATAAAGAAGAACTGGTTACGATCGGTGTGGATTTTGGTACTTCCAATACCAATATTTATTATCTAAAAAACAATCATCCGCAACGTCTGAAACTGGAATTCACCAAATATGTAAGGAGTGTTTTCAATTCAGTGCCTGCAAAAAGATCCAATCTTTCGAATAACTTTTTTGTCCCGACACAGGATATTGAACTGCCTACGCCTACTACGCTGCGAAGATTTACTTCCGGGGTTTCGGAGAACCTCCTTTTGGATTTCTTTATCTATTTCCCGAACGAGTATACCTATCCAAGAAACGTATTTTCTAATATCAAATGGGATTCGGATGATTCTAAAATGAATTCTTTCATTCAGGCACTGTCATTTCTTTTGCTGATCGACCTGGTAAAAAACAGGCTTGGAAATATCAGGTTTAAATGTACCTATCCAAAGTCATTTTCAGATCAGCGGCAAAGTGCTTACAATGCTATGTGGAAAGCTTGTCTGTCATCGGCTTTTGTATTTGATACAGATCTGAAAGAATCACAGGACTCAAAATGCCTCATATATGTTTCGGCTGACCAGAATCAAAAAAGATCCTATATCAGTAATGACGGGACTTATTTTACAATTCCAACCAAAACAAACGGTGTATTTAATATAGACATTTCACCCATTTTTGTATCCGAAGGAGAATCAGCAGGACATTATTTTTCAAGCCCACAGATTTATTCAAACAATACTGACCGGGCCAACAAAACATTTGGAGCCGTTTGTATTGACGTAGGTGGCGGTACAACAGATTTTAGTGTATGGTTCGATAACAGAATTATTTATGACTGTTCTATAAAACTGGCTGGTGGCCAGTTATCAAGTGTAATCAAAAGTAATCCAAGGATATGGTCATTGCTTTTTTCCGCAGAAGCGGTCAATGCATTACAAAATGTGATAAATCATGACGTCCAGTTTTCATCAGTACTTAATTATGTACTAAAAAAAGAAGATGAGGAAATAGGAAGAAGGTTAATTAGTCATGTAAATAACAGGGATATCGCCTGGCTTCGTCGCACTCTCGCCATTGAATTCGCTGCTTTATCATTTTATGCAGGTCATATCTGTCTTGCTATTGATGAATTTTCCGGAAAGAAATTGTCATCTGCTATCAAAGAACACGGTATCAGGCTTCACTGGGGAGGAAATGCGGCCAAATTTATCAATTGGATCGATTACGGAAAATATGATGCAAATGGAATAGCTGTAAAATTCCTGAATGCCATGTTCCTCAACGCTATTATCAATCCTTTGCTGGAAGCAAGGGTAATGAGGCCCGCGCTATTGGTGCAGGTTCAGTCAAAAAGGCATAAAGATGAAGCCTCGGGAGGTGTAGTACTAATGAACGATCACATTGCAAGTGCGGTAGATGATGCACCGGCATTAGACGATTGGGACATGTACGGGGAAACCAAGGTAGATAAAATGGAAGGTTATGTTGTTGGAGAACCTATTCAGATTTCAGACAAACTTTTACAGCATTTTGATGTAATTTCAAAAGAGATGCTGTTTGATAACAGGACTTCAAAAGTGCGGTCTGTAAAGCTTGAACAGTTTGACGAATTTATCAAATTGCTTAATTTCATTGGCAAACGAACCGGACTCTTTCCGGAAGGCTCGGAAGTAAAACTCTCAGAAGTAAATAAAACCTCGATCCGTTCTGAAATTATTAGTGAATTTGGCGATATCGCATTGTTAGAGGAGTCTAAAAGGACAATTCAACCCGTGTTTATCATGGCTGTAAGCCGACTTTTAACAGAATATAGTAACATAGCAAGATGATCCCGCACGTAGGTATAGATTTGGGTACAACATTTTCGTGTGTCAGTTTTCTGGATGAAAACGGTATTCCCGTTATTATCAGGAGCAGTGACGGACAGCAAACAACGCCCTCTGTAATATGGTATGATGGAAAAGTTGCATATGTAGGAAAAAAGGCCAACGACCGGAAATTACAGGTAAATTCCCCTATTTATGAATTTATTAAAAGAGATATAGGAAAAAAGGTTGCCCATAGATATGTAATCAATGGTTGGGATTTTGGTGCATGCGGAATGTCTGCCGTTATTCTCAAAAAATTAAAAATGGAGGCCTTTTATCACTTTAAAAAAAAGGGATGGCTTTCTCCTGATGATACAATTCAAAATCTGATTATTCCTGCAGTAATTACTGTTCCTGCATACTTTGGGTCAAAAGAACGTCATGAAACAAAATTGGCAGGAAATGCTGCCGGCTTTGAAGTAATTGCCATTATTAATGAACCAACAGCAGCCGCACTGACCTACGGATTTAATTTATCTGACTCAAAAAAAATCCTTGTATTTGATCTGGGCGGTGGGACCTTTGATGTAACGATATTACAAATTGGTAATGGTGAGGCAAAAGCAATTGCTTCGGATGGTGCAGATCAGCTTGGCGGAAAGGATTGGGACGCGATTATCGAAAATTATTTGTTCGCAGAATTCGAACGTCAGACCCAAAACGAAATTCCTGATGATATGAGCTGGGAGTTGCAAAAACAGGCTCTCGAAAGTAAATACCAGCTTTCGGAAAACCCGGAAGCATCTATATTCCTGAATGCCTCGGGAAGTAATGCGGAAATAACTTTGTATCGTGAAAGGGAAGAAGACGACTTTGCTTTTTATGGCGATGGGCTTAGTGCGCTGGATGAGGATAACAAATTCTATTTTGAAGAGCGTTCGGAAAACTTACTTACACTTTGTAAAGCGATCATGCATAGTATGCTTGAAAAAGCAAAACTTACGTGGAATGACATTGACGATATTGTACTGGCCGGCGGTTCATCCCGAATGCCAATGATCCCCAAAATGCTGGAAAATATTTCCGGAAAAGCGATCAGGCGGAATATACCAGGATATAATTTTGATACAGCGGTTTCCCAGGGTGCTGCACTTTATGGAAGGAATACAAACCGGGTGATTGACATCAGTTCCAAATCTATCGGAATAGAAGTAAAGCAGGCCGGCAAACCAATTATTGAACATCTGATTAAAAAAAATACGCCACTGCCGTTTAGAATTACCGACACTTTCCCGGCAGAGGAAAATGCCGTATTGCTTGTTTATGAAGGTGAAAGTACCAATCCTGTTGATTGTATTTTAAGAGGCCGGCTTGAACTTGGAAATCCATCAGGACAGGTTATCGTAGGGTTAGCCATTGATATTTCGGGAGTTATTTATGCAACGGTTGAAGCTAATGGAGCAAAAGCGCAGCTCAAAATAAAATCCGATGATGATGATATAGATTTTAAAGAATTGAAGGAGAAAATTGATCTAATTGATATAAGGCTTTAAATACTTCCTGTTATGAATGACTCTTCTGATTCTCCTGATAAAATAATTGGCGGTAATTCTTCCGGCACTTCTGGTCCCGAAAAGGTAATTGGCAGTGAGTATTCTAAGCAAAATAATTCTGAAAAGGTGCTTTCGGGAGATGAAAAACCTGAACGGGCAGCAGAGCCAAGACCAAGCCAGTCTGAACCGGAGCCTTCCTTTGAGAGCATTGAAACCCTAATATCCAATTCTACAGGAAATGGAGCTTTAAAAGCTATACCTGCCGATTTTGAAAATAAAAACGGCTCCTGGTCTTCCATTTTATCAGATAATCCATTTGATAATTTATACCTTGATTATAAGCAATTCAAAACCATTTCGGATGAAATGGTTTCAGGCAACTATGAAATCCTGACTAAATTCTGGAAAGAAAAATTCCTCAGTTTAAATGGAGTTGCCCGTGAAAAAATCAAGATCAGGTATGGAGAATCAACAATTAATGATGCC from Dyadobacter sp. NIV53 carries:
- a CDS encoding Hsp70 family protein → MIPHVGIDLGTTFSCVSFLDENGIPVIIRSSDGQQTTPSVIWYDGKVAYVGKKANDRKLQVNSPIYEFIKRDIGKKVAHRYVINGWDFGACGMSAVILKKLKMEAFYHFKKKGWLSPDDTIQNLIIPAVITVPAYFGSKERHETKLAGNAAGFEVIAIINEPTAAALTYGFNLSDSKKILVFDLGGGTFDVTILQIGNGEAKAIASDGADQLGGKDWDAIIENYLFAEFERQTQNEIPDDMSWELQKQALESKYQLSENPEASIFLNASGSNAEITLYREREEDDFAFYGDGLSALDEDNKFYFEERSENLLTLCKAIMHSMLEKAKLTWNDIDDIVLAGGSSRMPMIPKMLENISGKAIRRNIPGYNFDTAVSQGAALYGRNTNRVIDISSKSIGIEVKQAGKPIIEHLIKKNTPLPFRITDTFPAEENAVLLVYEGESTNPVDCILRGRLELGNPSGQVIVGLAIDISGVIYATVEANGAKAQLKIKSDDDDIDFKELKEKIDLIDIRL